One Mytilus trossulus isolate FHL-02 chromosome 5, PNRI_Mtr1.1.1.hap1, whole genome shotgun sequence DNA segment encodes these proteins:
- the LOC134718284 gene encoding putative nuclease HARBI1 has translation MAGLALFNVPPQRRPRHFRNRDGFPLEFIDEELRARYRFSRQSIMVISDLVRDDLQRGTHRNHALTVEQQVMVTLIFLARGIFIQVVGDTLGLDKCTVSRVVQDTTAALCKRQNEFVKWPRSDAEKNKIKAGNYRIGGFPNVIGAIDGTHIRIHAPIIDEASYVNRKGYHSINVQAVCDADGKFTNINTSWPGNAHDAHIFRTSQVCTHMERTLNWESGILLGDSGYPCRPFIMTPYARPANEDQTRFNKHHARTRCVIERTFGRWKRRFHVLHSEIRMKPEKACSIIMACAILHNIALCMNEPDLPEDQEEEMPNVDAVYNGANDGRRIRDHITQMYFTN, from the exons ATGGCTGGCCTAGCATTGTTCAATGTTCCACCACAAAGAAGACCACGACATTTTCGCAATAGGGATGGCTTTCCTTTAGAGTTTATTGATGAGGAGTTAAGGGCAAGATACAGATTCAGCCGACAAAGTATCATGGTTATCTCGGACCTTGTAAGAGATGACTTACAGAGAGGGACACACAGAAACCATGCACTCACTGTGGAACAGCAAGTCATGGTTACCCTAATATTTTTGGCCAGGGGAATTTTTATTCAAGTTGTTGGAGACACACTTG GGTTGGACAAATGCACAGTGTCAAGAGTTGTACAGGACACTACGGCTGCATTGTGTAAGAGGCAGAACGAGTTCGTTAAATGGCCAAGAAGCGACGCagaaaaaaacaagataaaGGCTGGCAATTACAGAATTGGAGGGTTTCCCAATGTTATTGGAGCCATTGATGGGACGCACATACGTATCCATGCACCTATCATTGATGAGGCATCCTATGTCAACAGGAAAGGTTACCACAGCATCAATGTGCAGGCTGTGTGTGATGCAGATG gaaaatttacaaatatcaaCACATCATGGCCAGGAAATGCACATGATGCACACATCTTTAGAACTTCACAG GTATGTACACACATGGAAAGGACACTTAATTGGGAAAGTGGCATCTTACTTGGGGATAGTGGATATCCATGCCGCCCTTTCATCATGACGCCTTATGCCCGTCCTGCAAATGAAGACCAGACAAGGTTTAACAAGCATCATGCAAGAACAAGATGTGTAATAGAAAGGACATTTGGGAGATGGAAAAGGCGTTTTCATGTACTTCATTCAGAG attcgTATGAAACCTGAAAAGGCATGTAGTATTATCATGGCTTGTGCCATTCTGCACAATATAGCTTTGTGTATGAATGAGCCTGACCTTCCAGAAGATCAAGAAGAGGAGATGCCTAATGTAGACGCAGTGTACAATGGAGCCAATGATGGAAGGAGAATTAGGGATCACATCACTCAGATGTACTTCACCAATTAA
- the LOC134717460 gene encoding uncharacterized protein LOC134717460 — MAANVSVKTSRDRKLNFTAVESNLISELATTHLELLQGKHSPEVTNAKKQEMWKDITSKVNALGVCLRTETEVRNRWRNLTRGAKQKFTTVQKERAQTGGGPPPTQPSQAEENIINCMKDTASFRGVPGGQETVIEGPEDQLQHTSQSSVDVQSSTVNEEMEEVWRNRLDFHFNAISDASIPAAAPVTVVHEMVQNRTDLTVRSDEQEPPQKKPKKKTADDVYSLQCQVLERKLIKTNLQIQLYERLHSKLDDNLTTGLLSFLEQ, encoded by the exons ATGGCTGCAAATGTGTCTGTAAAAACTTCAAGAGACAGAAAACTAAATTTCACAGCAGTTGAGAGCAATTTAATAAGTGAGCTGGCTACAACACATCTAGAATTACTCCAGGGGAAGCATTCCCCAGAGGTTACCAATGCCAAAAAACAGGAAATGTGGAAGGACATTACATCCAAGGTGAATGCATTGGGGGTGTGTCTCAGGACAGAGACAGAGGTTCGAAACCGCTGGAGAAACCTGACCCGTGGGGCCAAGCAAAAGTTTACAACAGTACAGAAGGAAAGAGCACAAACTGGTGGTGGTCCTCCTCCCACCCAGCCTTCCCAAGCAGAGGAGAACATTATTAATTGCATGAAAGACACTGCCTCTTTCCGTGGGGTTCCCGGTGGTCAGGAAACTGTAATTGAGGGACCAGAAg ACCAATTACAACACACATCACAGTCCAGTGTGGATGTGCAATCCAGTACCGTGAATGAGGAGATGGAGGAAGTATGGAGAAATCGCCTGGACTTTCATTTTAATGCCATCAGTGATGCCTCAATTCCTGCAGCAGCCCCAGTGACAGTTGTTCACGAGATGGTACAGAACAGGACTGACCTGACTGTTAG ATCTGATGAACAGGAGCCACCACAAAAGAAACCCAAGAAGAAGACGGCTGATGATGTATACAGTCTGCAGTGTCAAGTTTTGGAGAGAAAACTGATTAAAACCAACCTCCAAATTCAGTTATATGAAAGACTTCACAGCAAGCTTGATGACAATCTTACTACAGGGTTGCTGTCTTTCTTGGAGCAGTAG